One genomic window of Candidatus Pseudobacter hemicellulosilyticus includes the following:
- a CDS encoding SusC/RagA family TonB-linked outer membrane protein encodes MVFNPLCGGLPALSQWQRFVKKRPQSWSSGSKLFVSPGWFRIVSVICGLLLFFVNVSQGNEVDANIQSNSPDKRITLSKKNSTLPEIFKDIQRQTSYSFVYNTEMMQGVKKINIEVKNASLETVLGICFKETTLTYNLVDQTVIVRKKEPIASTVKDTVRDIGAKFIDVRGKVIDEQKKPVQGATVALRGSTRSTMTDVNGNFFLETVPANGVLGFSFVGYQPREIRIAGSQNILTQLNITAGSLDETIVVAYRTTTNRANTGAVSVVKGTQIASMPNTSFDKSLQGLVPGLLVTSGNGQPGGAPSQFLLRGIATGGNPALGQTFRNPLIIIDGVPITQDPTVTDNKLSAYNVPVNNPMAQLNPSDIESISVLKDASAISLYGSKASNGVILVTTKKGGAGKNTYTFQHQTDFSQRLDGKIELLNQDQYLELLYETYRNSLPGITDKAIKSDLLSKFPYIVYASGDTSFYPQQDWSKELFRPTAITSGNDFSISGGTERSSFYLNIEHYKQNGIAKGTDYDRQSLRFNYENRLATWANIGLNTAISYNVQNFNIDNESYLTISPLLPIRNIDGEFLYNYSTGATINSSTFRSNPLAATELNINRNHAYRGLTTVRLEINPLKNFTLSSTLGVNFISNELTEKTHPSFILPEDQTPGKGRVESQNFRSTNIITTNSLTYSRDILNNHSISFILGQEAQIATTKNLSVRVTDIASNPLQDQPIGGVSSSGLGSNNKNTLLSYFGQFNYNLKSKYYVSSSIRADGSSLFGNNERFGAYWSVGLGWILSDESFMKFAKGIMQYAKLRGSFGSAGNSSAIQKMSSIDRIYIMKYLGNPVVSVPLSTTGNPGIKWEQTYTWDAGIEFSLFKKKLNLTIDLYNRKTSDLIADDINIASATGFTFYTDNIGDLKNSGVELSASLNLIQNRHFHWNVSFNWSRNQNKLVKSFYPKLTVYGSTGILVNEVGQEFNSFYLPIWAGVNPSTGRPQWIDSTTGKPSEILSNAKREIVGKSQPDGFGSFSSSINWRGFDFSCSIYYQYGNKIFYYGGNSLQNDGTNPYYNQNIGALKRWRVNGDIASNPRRLLDGSMVTDNGIISDQGTFPSTRYLLKGDFIRLSNLAFAYTFSSKITEEIHLNNLRIFIQGHNLITITKYSGQDPENSTALGAGTFMYPQARSFSFGIQTNF; translated from the coding sequence ATGGTATTCAATCCTCTTTGCGGGGGCCTGCCAGCCCTATCGCAATGGCAGCGCTTTGTCAAAAAACGACCTCAATCATGGTCATCGGGTTCAAAATTGTTCGTATCACCAGGATGGTTTCGGATAGTGAGCGTGATTTGTGGGTTGTTGCTATTTTTTGTGAATGTGTCGCAGGGGAATGAGGTTGATGCGAACATTCAATCCAACTCACCAGACAAAAGGATCACCTTATCAAAAAAGAACTCTACGCTTCCGGAAATCTTTAAGGACATCCAAAGGCAGACCAGTTACTCCTTTGTATACAATACGGAAATGATGCAGGGGGTAAAAAAGATCAATATAGAAGTCAAAAATGCCAGTCTGGAGACAGTTTTAGGTATTTGCTTTAAAGAGACTACCCTCACATATAACCTGGTGGACCAAACTGTCATCGTCCGCAAGAAAGAGCCTATAGCCAGCACAGTAAAAGACACGGTCAGGGATATTGGCGCAAAGTTCATTGATGTACGCGGAAAGGTCATCGATGAACAAAAAAAGCCGGTACAAGGTGCCACTGTGGCGCTCCGTGGATCTACGCGTAGCACCATGACTGATGTCAACGGAAACTTTTTCCTGGAGACAGTCCCAGCCAACGGTGTGCTGGGATTTAGCTTTGTTGGCTATCAGCCGCGGGAGATCAGGATTGCCGGAAGTCAAAATATACTTACTCAACTTAACATTACTGCAGGATCTCTGGATGAAACAATTGTAGTAGCCTATCGTACTACTACTAATAGGGCAAATACGGGAGCTGTTTCAGTTGTAAAAGGTACGCAAATTGCTTCTATGCCCAACACAAGTTTCGATAAAAGCCTTCAGGGCCTCGTACCCGGCCTGTTGGTTACCTCTGGCAATGGTCAGCCAGGTGGCGCCCCTTCGCAGTTTCTGCTTAGGGGCATTGCCACTGGCGGCAATCCAGCTTTAGGGCAAACTTTTAGAAACCCTTTGATCATTATAGATGGTGTACCTATTACGCAAGATCCCACAGTTACTGATAATAAGCTATCAGCATATAATGTGCCGGTAAATAACCCAATGGCTCAACTAAATCCATCAGATATTGAGTCTATTTCAGTACTAAAAGATGCATCTGCTATTTCTTTGTATGGATCTAAGGCTAGCAATGGTGTAATTCTAGTCACTACAAAAAAAGGAGGAGCAGGTAAAAACACTTATACCTTCCAACACCAAACAGATTTCTCACAAAGACTAGATGGAAAGATAGAATTGCTGAATCAAGACCAATACTTAGAATTATTATACGAAACATATAGGAATTCGCTACCAGGTATAACAGATAAAGCAATTAAATCAGATTTATTATCAAAATTTCCATATATAGTATATGCTTCCGGGGATACCAGTTTCTACCCTCAGCAGGATTGGTCAAAGGAGCTATTTCGGCCTACAGCAATTACTTCCGGAAATGATTTCTCTATTTCAGGAGGAACTGAACGCAGTAGCTTTTACCTCAACATAGAGCATTATAAGCAGAATGGCATAGCAAAAGGAACTGACTACGACAGGCAATCTCTACGTTTCAATTATGAAAATCGATTAGCTACCTGGGCCAATATTGGCCTAAACACAGCTATCTCGTATAATGTTCAAAACTTCAATATAGACAATGAATCATACTTAACTATTTCTCCTTTGCTGCCTATAAGAAACATAGATGGTGAATTCTTATATAACTACAGCACTGGGGCTACAATTAATAGCTCTACATTCCGTTCAAACCCTTTAGCTGCTACTGAACTTAACATTAATCGCAATCACGCATATCGAGGTTTAACGACTGTCAGATTAGAAATAAATCCCTTAAAGAATTTCACTTTAAGTTCAACCTTAGGAGTTAATTTTATTTCAAATGAACTAACTGAAAAAACACATCCATCTTTTATACTACCAGAAGATCAAACACCAGGGAAAGGGCGTGTAGAATCACAAAATTTCAGATCAACAAATATTATCACAACCAATTCTCTTACATACTCTAGGGATATTTTAAACAATCATTCAATTAGCTTTATTCTCGGCCAGGAAGCTCAAATAGCTACTACAAAAAATCTTTCTGTTCGTGTAACAGACATAGCAAGTAACCCATTGCAAGATCAACCAATCGGAGGGGTATCTTCCTCTGGCCTTGGTAGCAATAACAAGAATACCTTACTTTCTTACTTTGGGCAATTTAACTACAATTTAAAAAGTAAATATTATGTCTCCTCAAGTATTCGCGCAGATGGTTCTTCTCTTTTTGGCAACAATGAGCGATTCGGCGCCTATTGGTCAGTAGGACTAGGCTGGATTCTTTCAGATGAATCTTTCATGAAATTCGCAAAAGGAATTATGCAATATGCAAAGTTAAGGGGAAGTTTTGGAAGTGCAGGCAACTCTTCCGCTATTCAAAAAATGTCCTCGATTGACAGAATTTACATAATGAAATATTTAGGAAATCCAGTAGTATCAGTGCCTTTGTCTACAACGGGAAACCCAGGAATAAAGTGGGAGCAAACGTACACTTGGGACGCAGGAATCGAATTCAGTTTATTTAAAAAGAAACTAAATCTAACAATTGATCTATATAATAGAAAAACTTCAGATCTGATTGCTGACGATATTAATATTGCATCTGCAACGGGTTTTACTTTTTATACAGATAATATAGGAGATTTAAAAAATTCCGGAGTTGAACTTTCTGCTTCTCTAAATCTGATTCAAAACAGGCATTTCCATTGGAATGTTTCATTTAATTGGAGCAGAAATCAGAACAAATTAGTTAAATCATTCTATCCCAAATTAACAGTATACGGCTCTACAGGCATTCTAGTCAATGAGGTAGGTCAAGAATTTAACTCTTTTTATTTACCCATATGGGCAGGAGTAAATCCTTCTACAGGAAGACCTCAATGGATCGACTCCACTACGGGAAAACCATCTGAAATATTATCCAACGCTAAAAGAGAAATTGTTGGTAAATCACAACCTGATGGATTCGGCTCATTTAGTAGCAGTATTAACTGGCGAGGATTTGACTTTAGTTGTAGCATTTACTACCAATATGGCAACAAAATATTTTATTATGGAGGTAATAGTTTGCAGAATGACGGAACAAATCCTTATTATAATCAAAATATTGGAGCCTTGAAAAGGTGGAGAGTTAATGGTGATATAGCTTCCAATCCACGAAGACTCCTAGATGGGAGTATGGTAACAGACAATGGAATTATTTCGGACCAAGGCACCTTTCCTTCAACACGATATCTACTCAAAGGAGATTTTATACGATTATCAAATCTTGCTTTCGCTTATACTTTTTCTAGCAAAATAACTGAAGAAATACATTTAAATAATTTAAGAATCTTTATCCAAGGGCATAATCTAATAACCATTACAAAGTATTCCGGACAAGACCCAGAAAATTCAACTGCATTGGGTGCGGGAACTTTTATGTATCCGCAAGCCAGATCATTTTCATTTGGAATTCAAACCAATTTTTAA
- a CDS encoding RagB/SusD family nutrient uptake outer membrane protein — protein sequence MKNIYHAAYLILPIVIFSCKKDFLDVKVTNILNKQAYVKDLSSLNQYMNGIYVSLNTHFEAGFGAVYSELVSDNILPTAIVNQPYLFHYTWSQIAEDKREYSGDFASNSKAMNGLWKSYYYLIRQCNFVIETAPTIRRNNETKVDFIHGQALALRSLLHFQLLNVFAQPFNYSADASHPGIPYITTSDVTVPFSRQSVMTVYNSLIEDLNTAIKLLSQSTADSRYMNKAAAEALLSRIYLFKEDYPNAITHALEVINRTPLLTIAQGYPDGLFKFNPNEPSETLFQLTPITDLTTGLVNLFMGWSLEKSFKATNDIANIITETPEDVRAKWVINQSGSWNIKKFPQGVSGIHIIPSSDYYPAIIRASETYLTLAEAAAKTGDEKNG from the coding sequence ATGAAAAATATATACCACGCAGCATACCTTATATTACCTATAGTTATTTTCTCCTGCAAGAAAGACTTCCTTGATGTAAAGGTTACAAACATCCTAAATAAACAAGCCTATGTAAAGGACCTTTCCTCCCTCAATCAATACATGAATGGAATATACGTCTCACTTAATACACATTTTGAAGCAGGGTTTGGAGCAGTTTATTCAGAGTTAGTATCAGACAACATTCTTCCAACTGCGATAGTAAATCAACCATATTTATTTCATTACACATGGTCACAAATAGCTGAAGACAAAAGAGAATATTCTGGAGATTTTGCTAGCAATTCAAAGGCGATGAATGGACTCTGGAAAAGCTATTATTATTTAATAAGGCAATGCAACTTCGTAATTGAAACAGCCCCAACCATTCGAAGAAACAATGAAACAAAAGTAGATTTTATACATGGGCAAGCACTTGCACTTAGGTCCCTACTACACTTCCAATTATTGAATGTGTTTGCGCAACCCTTTAATTATTCAGCTGATGCTTCTCATCCTGGAATTCCTTACATTACAACCTCTGATGTAACAGTCCCATTTAGTCGTCAATCTGTAATGACAGTATATAATTCACTTATAGAAGACTTAAATACTGCCATAAAACTATTATCACAATCCACAGCAGACTCTCGCTACATGAACAAAGCCGCAGCAGAAGCTTTGTTATCAAGAATATATTTGTTTAAGGAAGATTACCCTAATGCTATAACTCATGCACTGGAAGTTATTAATCGAACTCCTTTGCTTACAATTGCACAAGGTTATCCCGATGGGCTATTTAAGTTCAATCCAAATGAGCCATCTGAAACCCTGTTTCAACTAACCCCAATTACAGACTTAACAACTGGGTTGGTGAATCTCTTTATGGGATGGTCTTTAGAAAAATCATTTAAAGCTACGAACGATATTGCTAATATAATAACAGAAACTCCAGAAGACGTTCGTGCAAAATGGGTAATTAACCAATCAGGAAGTTGGAATATTAAGAAATTTCCACAAGGAGTATCAGGCATTCATATAATTCCATCCTCAGATTATTATCCAGCCATAATTCGTGCATCTGAAACATATTTGACGCTAGCGGAGGCGGCAGCAAAGACTGGCGATGAAAAAAACGGCTAG
- a CDS encoding RagB/SusD family nutrient uptake outer membrane protein — protein sequence MKKTARKYLDAIRMRSNPEIVPIDAVESALIDSIYKERRKELSFEGIRMYDLQRWNKGVHRKDAKLSSATDLNYPSDKSIAPIPLQDVRYAGLLQNKGY from the coding sequence ATGAAAAAAACGGCTAGAAAATACCTTGATGCGATACGAATGAGATCGAATCCAGAAATCGTTCCAATTGATGCTGTAGAATCTGCTTTGATAGACTCTATATATAAAGAACGAAGAAAAGAACTTTCATTTGAAGGTATAAGGATGTATGATCTTCAGCGCTGGAATAAAGGGGTTCATAGGAAAGACGCTAAATTATCAAGCGCTACTGATTTAAATTACCCAAGCGATAAATCCATTGCTCCAATTCCGTTACAAGACGTTAGATATGCTGGTCTTTTACAAAATAAAGGGTATTAA
- a CDS encoding metallophosphoesterase, whose translation MKTMLFALLIILSYAANEPHLQSTSSLTNGKTHMMLQIKTPDHFADSIVELRLYPSTMKSYLDKASTASATVKNGVATWILEDTVSQLIVSPLLGKANFIAFIIEPGDSTVIDLNIMNPEFTGKGSEKFKLVYRLKQMNDSFAKIDLVNKLSGPYSGLKSVEDYLKWNEYLNIKAKHFLQYLKRYKDQISDYSYKNIEENILTDVENKRIEKFSSLMRRKAEYGITNLFNLTNEDLCTIYDSTIDNEYSKRLRNSTTLPEPYYSWKLLELEAYRGIGRFFRTIESDTPILGKDPEDKYIAKYNLSKFKRTGKNKEQCMAYTFWFVKGVLAEVGFTPKIENILTDYYQQQGHEEYKQIVKTFELKYREKSKRQILSPFSLTDTQNHTVDNKSFKGKIVVFDLWFTGCTGCIQMAPAMRKVQEHFANDTNIVFVNVSTDKNVSHWKNSIIQKKYTTGLGKNVYTEGKGIAHSFILDNYISSYPSILFTDQKGRIIPADNKTIDPRRDNGQAMIAFLNKHLALGQDGPYLFYNDEEITIYKFNGDKMLTEKSSKNNLLAQYFVSDLNQRIPFSIKNNIINESCEYPRPDKLFVLSDIEGNFEALRKLLVANNIIDNEFNWVFGDGHLVFCGDMFDRGNQVTECLWLMYYLEEKAKIKGGYVHFILGNHEIMNLQGDNNYVVAKYQENAKMMQKNLRSIYAENSELGKWLRTKNIVERIGNILFMHGGISSDINRMDITLKEINDLARPEYSNSSNTYKDSRLNTIMSSQTGPFWFRGYYNQGHERTTSQQLDSTLAKFQVNHIITGHTIVADTICSRFNGRVINTDTKHAEGNSEALLIENDAFYRVNQTGKRQLLLISRRNPAPPLPKK comes from the coding sequence ATGAAAACGATGCTATTTGCTTTGCTCATTATCCTAAGTTACGCTGCCAACGAGCCTCATCTACAGTCCACTTCAAGTTTAACCAACGGCAAAACACATATGATGCTTCAAATCAAAACACCTGACCACTTCGCAGACTCTATTGTAGAGCTCAGGCTATATCCATCAACTATGAAATCATATCTGGACAAAGCTAGTACAGCGTCTGCTACAGTAAAAAATGGTGTCGCTACATGGATATTAGAGGATACAGTCTCTCAGCTAATTGTCAGTCCGCTTTTAGGAAAAGCAAATTTTATAGCCTTTATCATTGAACCAGGAGATAGTACTGTAATAGATTTGAACATTATGAATCCGGAATTTACAGGGAAAGGCTCAGAAAAATTCAAACTGGTCTATAGGCTAAAACAAATGAATGATAGTTTCGCGAAAATAGACCTCGTAAATAAACTCTCAGGCCCTTACAGCGGCCTTAAATCAGTTGAAGATTACTTAAAATGGAATGAATACCTAAATATAAAAGCTAAACATTTTCTTCAATATCTCAAACGGTACAAAGATCAAATATCCGATTATAGTTACAAAAATATAGAAGAAAATATTCTAACTGATGTTGAAAATAAAAGAATAGAAAAATTCTCAAGCCTAATGCGCCGTAAAGCAGAATATGGAATCACTAATCTATTTAATCTAACCAACGAAGATTTATGTACAATTTATGACTCGACAATAGATAATGAATATTCCAAAAGGCTTAGAAATTCTACGACCTTACCCGAACCATATTATTCTTGGAAACTTTTAGAATTAGAAGCCTATAGGGGGATAGGGCGATTTTTCAGAACAATTGAATCTGACACTCCCATTTTAGGCAAAGACCCAGAGGATAAATATATCGCAAAATACAATTTATCAAAGTTTAAACGAACAGGAAAGAATAAAGAGCAATGCATGGCATATACATTTTGGTTTGTTAAAGGAGTTTTAGCAGAAGTAGGATTTACACCAAAAATTGAAAATATACTAACTGATTATTATCAACAGCAAGGGCATGAGGAGTACAAACAAATAGTAAAAACATTCGAACTAAAATATAGAGAAAAAAGCAAAAGACAAATACTATCTCCATTTTCATTAACCGATACTCAAAACCATACTGTTGATAATAAAAGTTTCAAAGGGAAGATCGTTGTTTTTGATTTATGGTTTACAGGGTGCACAGGCTGTATTCAAATGGCACCGGCAATGCGAAAAGTTCAGGAACATTTTGCAAACGACACAAATATCGTATTCGTCAACGTGTCTACAGATAAAAATGTTTCACATTGGAAAAATAGTATCATACAGAAAAAATATACAACTGGATTAGGCAAAAATGTATATACAGAAGGAAAAGGAATTGCCCATTCCTTTATATTGGATAACTATATTAGCAGTTATCCAAGTATACTTTTCACCGATCAAAAAGGTAGAATTATTCCAGCAGATAATAAAACCATTGATCCACGACGCGATAATGGACAGGCCATGATTGCTTTTCTAAATAAACATCTTGCCCTTGGACAAGACGGCCCTTATCTATTCTACAATGACGAAGAAATTACCATTTATAAATTTAACGGTGACAAAATGCTCACGGAGAAAAGCAGTAAGAATAATCTCTTGGCACAATATTTTGTATCAGACTTGAACCAGCGCATACCTTTTTCTATAAAAAATAATATTATAAACGAATCCTGTGAATATCCCAGACCGGATAAATTATTTGTATTATCAGATATAGAAGGAAATTTCGAAGCTCTTCGAAAACTATTGGTAGCCAACAATATCATCGATAATGAATTTAATTGGGTATTTGGAGATGGGCATTTAGTCTTTTGCGGCGATATGTTTGATCGTGGTAACCAAGTAACAGAGTGTCTTTGGCTCATGTATTATCTGGAAGAAAAAGCTAAGATTAAAGGAGGATATGTCCATTTCATTCTTGGCAACCATGAAATTATGAATTTACAGGGAGACAATAATTATGTTGTTGCAAAGTATCAGGAAAACGCAAAAATGATGCAGAAAAACTTAAGAAGTATTTATGCAGAAAATAGTGAGTTAGGAAAATGGCTTCGTACAAAAAACATCGTTGAAAGAATTGGTAATATATTATTCATGCATGGAGGTATTTCATCTGATATAAACAGAATGGATATTACGTTGAAAGAGATAAATGATCTTGCAAGGCCAGAATATTCAAATAGCTCAAATACATATAAAGATTCAAGATTAAATACAATAATGAGTTCCCAAACAGGCCCATTTTGGTTTAGAGGATATTATAATCAAGGACATGAAAGAACAACCAGTCAGCAATTAGATAGTACTCTTGCTAAATTTCAGGTAAATCATATAATTACTGGGCATACGATTGTAGCAGATACAATTTGTTCTCGTTTTAATGGCAGAGTCATAAATACAGATACAAAGCATGCAGAAGGCAACTCAGAAGCTTTACTAATTGAAAACGATGCATTCTATAGAGTCAATCAAACTGGGAAAAGACAATTACTCTTAATTTCACGGCGCAATCCCGCCCCTCCTTTGCCAAAAAAATAA
- a CDS encoding DUF4221 family protein: MERIPARKTKYFLLKTIRKSMLLLLISLCLFSHYHCQQSPATVRSSFVYQPPLYSNIALQTKPDSIHFALDGRTSNAISSFNYFLDKGKPFIFFYDRATKSLLFYNFNNRSIVQKVPIKAWLFKEKFDKPVIYVINFDSIFITSKTKLFLLDSSGKTKKIMEQYSDDSKFIISDNECPAYIKDSLLLVGNAPNVKETSLPAHQKWRVITAFNLSNSQKTQYYELPTIYQSALYGYSYLNYSYCFNDRKNIVFSFAADTNIYETDLASYHKAYNAQSKLQKEVIHPISKSDIQEGKSYTEYSLQDSYGGIHFDPYHKRYLRLFKQKVPSLANVYKNRIRKRSIIIFDKSFRIIGESDVDDSFAFSTIFFTQDGKIYARVNGQDETTLHFARLDYVQQHPDSTPQLTQSAIQAK; this comes from the coding sequence ATGGAACGCATCCCTGCTAGGAAAACAAAATACTTCCTGCTGAAAACAATCAGAAAGTCAATGCTGCTTTTATTAATAAGTCTTTGCCTCTTTTCTCATTATCACTGTCAACAATCTCCTGCAACTGTTAGAAGTTCCTTCGTATATCAACCTCCATTGTACAGTAACATAGCACTCCAGACCAAGCCGGACAGCATTCATTTTGCACTTGACGGCAGAACATCGAATGCCATAAGCTCTTTCAATTATTTCTTAGATAAGGGAAAACCGTTTATATTCTTTTACGATAGGGCCACCAAATCATTACTCTTTTATAATTTTAACAATCGGTCTATTGTACAAAAAGTGCCCATAAAGGCTTGGTTATTCAAAGAAAAATTTGATAAACCAGTCATATATGTTATAAACTTCGACAGTATTTTCATAACATCAAAAACTAAACTTTTCTTATTAGATAGTTCCGGAAAAACTAAAAAAATAATGGAACAATATTCCGACGATTCCAAATTCATCATATCGGATAATGAATGCCCTGCCTATATAAAAGATAGCCTATTACTCGTAGGAAATGCTCCTAACGTAAAGGAAACTTCCTTACCAGCCCACCAAAAATGGCGGGTCATAACTGCATTTAATCTCAGTAATAGCCAAAAGACTCAATATTATGAACTACCCACTATTTATCAATCAGCTTTATACGGATACTCTTACCTGAATTACTCCTATTGTTTCAATGATCGTAAAAACATAGTATTCAGTTTTGCCGCTGACACCAATATTTACGAAACCGACCTGGCCAGCTATCATAAAGCCTATAATGCACAAAGCAAACTGCAAAAAGAGGTAATCCATCCAATTTCAAAAAGTGATATTCAGGAAGGGAAAAGTTACACCGAATACTCTTTACAAGATTCATATGGCGGTATTCATTTTGACCCTTACCATAAAAGATACTTGAGACTCTTTAAACAAAAAGTACCCAGCCTGGCAAATGTTTATAAAAATCGGATCAGAAAGAGATCGATTATCATTTTTGACAAATCATTTCGAATTATTGGTGAGTCTGACGTAGATGACAGTTTCGCGTTTAGTACCATATTCTTCACGCAAGATGGCAAAATATATGCCCGTGTAAACGGCCAGGACGAGACAACTCTCCATTTTGCCCGGCTCGATTACGTACAACAGCACCCTGACTCTACTCCACAGCTTACTCAATCCGCCATTCAGGCAAAATAA
- a CDS encoding metallophosphoesterase, translating to MKPRYKIALQIPYKEDQKRSFSFRLHSQLTNEPTEYKSSKKIFVVSDIEGNFTPFCKLLVSAKVIDRKLNWTFGEGHLVIVGDCFDRGEEVMECLWLIYALEEKAKFHGGYVHFILGNHEIMNLNGDWRYVHPKYAEDYFSERYPLAALYDGSNELLRWLCTKNIIEKIGPILFVHGGISPELLQFNLSISDINSYARQWYCRTDETYQNILAYILFSADHSPVWYRGYYTEELAPQLIQATLDHFGVTTIVTGHTLIEKVTRFYDGKLFNVDTDHANGKSEGLLIINNKRFYRVERNGKTEKLI from the coding sequence ATGAAACCCAGATATAAAATAGCACTCCAGATCCCGTACAAAGAGGACCAGAAAAGGTCCTTCTCTTTCCGGCTTCATTCCCAATTGACCAATGAACCCACTGAATATAAATCAAGCAAAAAGATCTTTGTAGTTTCAGACATTGAAGGCAACTTTACGCCGTTCTGTAAATTACTGGTTTCAGCTAAAGTTATAGACCGAAAGCTCAACTGGACCTTTGGCGAAGGCCACCTCGTCATTGTAGGCGACTGTTTTGACCGAGGCGAAGAAGTCATGGAATGCCTATGGCTGATCTATGCTCTGGAAGAAAAAGCTAAATTCCATGGTGGATATGTCCATTTTATCCTGGGAAACCATGAGATCATGAACCTGAATGGCGACTGGCGCTATGTACACCCCAAATATGCGGAAGACTATTTTTCTGAGAGGTATCCCCTGGCAGCCCTCTATGATGGCAGCAATGAGTTGCTGCGCTGGTTATGCACTAAAAATATCATAGAGAAGATAGGACCGATCTTGTTTGTTCATGGCGGAATTTCGCCAGAACTGTTGCAATTCAACCTTTCGATCAGTGACATTAATAGTTATGCCCGCCAGTGGTACTGCCGGACAGATGAAACCTATCAGAACATACTTGCCTACATCCTATTTAGTGCAGATCATAGCCCTGTATGGTATAGAGGATATTATACTGAAGAACTGGCGCCACAACTGATACAGGCCACCCTTGATCATTTTGGTGTCACTACCATTGTAACAGGTCATACGCTTATTGAAAAAGTTACCCGGTTCTATGATGGAAAGTTATTCAATGTGGACACAGATCATGCAAATGGCAAATCGGAAGGATTGCTCATCATCAATAATAAAAGATTTTACCGGGTGGAAAGAAATGGTAAAACTGAAAAGCTGATCTGA